DNA from Homo sapiens chromosome 1, GRCh38.p14 Primary Assembly:
attctcagcaaactaacacaggaacagtaaACCAAAACACcacataagtgggagttgaacaatgagaactcatggtcACAGGTAGGGGAACACTACACATCAGGGCCTCTCGGGGTGTGGAGGGCTAGgagaggggtagcattaggagaaatacctaatgtagatgacgggttgatgggtacagcaaaccaccatggcatgtgtatacgtatgtaacaaaactgcacgttctgcacatgtatcccagaacttaaagtggaaagaaagaaagaaagaaagaaagaaagaaagaaagaaagaaagaaagaaagaaagaaagggaaagaaagaaagaaagaaagaaagagatgaagcaagaaagatggaaggaaggaaggaaggaaggaaggaaggaaggaaggaaggagagagagagagagagagaaagaaagaaagaaagaaagaaagaaagaaagaaagaaagaaagaaagaaagaaagaaagaaagaaaaaaagaaagaaagaaagaaaggaaaagaaaagacagtggaggggaggggatgggagaggaggtgaagggaagggaagggaagggaagggagaagaaaagaaatacccatAAAATAGGAAAGCTGGCTGGTCACAGGAGAAGCATGAAAATATCAAGCAGTGATTTCATATAGCAGCAAGAAAAGAGCTTGTAAAATTAGCTGCAAGAATAAGGATAAGCCTTGACCCATAAGATCCGAACAAGCAGGAAGGGGCTAAGCTGGCTGACACTGAATTGGTCAGACATGGCACTGGGTTTGACCCTTGCCCTACCCCAGGCCTAATTATACACCTATTATGACAGTAAGTCACACACCAGCGCCAGGACGGTTCTGAGAATGCCCatatttagtataaaaatagttaacacctagccacgtgcagtggctcatgcctgtaatcccaacattttgggaacctgaggcaggcgaatcacctggtgtcgggagtttgagaccaccctgaccaacatggagaaatctcgtctctactaaaaatacaaaattagccgagtgtggtggtgcatgtctgtaaccccagctactccagaggctgaggcaggagtattgcttgaacacgggaggcggagattgcagtgagccaagatcgcgccattgcactccagcctgggcaacaagagcgaaactccatctcaaaacataaataaataaataaataaataaataaataaataaataaataggtgacACCTCAGTTCTAAGAAAACTTcaccattttttcttaaaatcctaATGATTATTTCAACCTCTCCTTACAGATCCTATAAAATTAGAAACCCAAACTCTCTTGTACCTGACTCGCTCTCCTGAATAAGCCCTCTCTTGAGTGTGTTCCTTTGCTTTGCAATAGACACTTCTTGCCTTTTGCTTCATTCTGCCTACTTCCTAAACTCTTTCTTGCAGCGGTGACAAGAATGTGGACACTGGTTGGTGATTGAGTCTCTGGGCACCTGGAGACGACCTAAGCACTATGGCAATAGTCAGTCTAAAAATCACACAGGATATCACAATTCACTCTCTGGTTTTCTTGGGGGAAAAATCCAGTAACTTTGGCCCCATATCCCCAAGGGGCATCACTCAGCACAAACTGAGAAGCAGCAGTCCTACCGCTGGGTTGTAAGTATGCGGCTTTATTCCGgggttctctattccattccattggtctatgtctcgaCCTTCATACTGGCACCACGCAGTTTTGCTTACTGTTGCCTTACTGTATaaattgaagtcaggtaatgtgatgtctccatatttgttcattttgcttcgGATTGCTTTGGCTCTTCAGGCTCTTCTTCATCTCCATATGAAtcttaggattctttttttaatcttgtgAAAATGGTGTTTGTATTTTGGTGTATGAAATTTTTAGACTGACGTTTTTAGATTGATGTTTGATGTTTGCAGtttttagattgctttgggcagtgtggtcattttcacaatattgtgtCTGTCAATCCGTGAGCATGGgctgtttttctacttttttgttgtctatgatttttttcagcagtgtcttGTAGTTCATCTGATAGAGATCCTTTACCTAATGGTTAAGTGTATTCCtaggttgtttttgttattgtcactgtttttgttgttgttttgcaacTATTGTGAAGGGATGGAGTTCTTGAATTGATTCTCAGCTTACTTGTTGTTGGTATCAAACAGTGGTACTTATTTGTACATATTGATTTTGTACCTGAGATTTAAGTGAATTCACTTATCGCATCTATGAGTCTTGGTGGAATCTTTCCAGTTTTCTAAGCACATATGATCACATCATTGGCAAACACAGGTAGtttcacttccttctttccaatttaattatactttattccttttgcttACCAGATTGCTCTGACAAAAATTTTCAGTCCTATGTTGATTACAAGTGGATAAAGTGAGGATTTTTGTCTGCTTGTAGTTCCTAGCAGGAATACTTTCAACGTTTCttcattcaatatgatgttgcaTGTGGATTTGTCATTTTTGGCttctattattttgatgtatgttcttTCTAGGCATAGTTTGTGTAAGCGTAGTCTATTATTTTACAAGCTCAGatttgtattctgttttatctgagTGCATTGTGAGATTTGGCATCTATTTTACCTGATATAAGTACAGCTACTCTTGCTGTTTTTGGTTTCcagttgcatggaatatcttaTTCTACCCCTTCACTTTCCAtctacatgtatgtttataggtGAATTAAGTTTCTGGAAAACAGCATATAGTAGGGTTTTATGTTTTTACTCATTCAAAGACCCTATGCCTTTCACTTGCAGAATTCAGATAAATtatattcattgtttttattgataAAGGCTTAGtgctcccatttcatttcttgttttttggttgtttagaGACTTCTCTCTTCCATCCTTTTCTTATtgtctttctttgtgtttaaGTAATTTTCTCTTCTGGAATACTTAGAATGTGACtcttctggccagaaacctctgtggctgggggCACCTTTGCCAGAGTTTTGATGGGGTTCACTGGGTTCGTTCTGCCCATGCAGCCTGGTAGACTATGCTTGGCTCATGTTTCAAGCCTGGAGCACATGCCTATTAAGGGTGGGTCAGGGCtggagtggtgaggggtgtgtgagtgagcaggGGGTCTGGCCACTTTGGACGGTCaccggctgctgctgctgcagcagtGGGTTGGGCAGCTCCAGGTGTCAGCATGTGTGCCAGATTTCTGCAAGGCTGCAAATGAATCAGGCACAGCACAAACAGCTTCCATGGTTGTCACTGGAATACACAGTGACACCAACACTGAAAGCTTGGAAATGCCAGGAACTGCAGAACCCCCAAaagggagtcacagccctggctcaggaagCTCCCACATCTGGGCTCCTGGAAGAGTAGTcgctcttctctttttctcttcacctACAATTTggtgagcaaggggcatgtttcagcttTATTTGTGTTATTGCTCTTTTACCCCACCATTAGGCGGGTCTCAAGTTTTTGTCCTGTGACCAGGAAGAGTGAaatatgcagacaagtggagggtgagtgagataaagaggagctttattgaacaatagaacagctcagagacccacagtgggtaacTTCTTTCTGCAGCCAGGGCGTCCTGATGAGTGTTTAGTActgagcagagaggaggccctggggtGGGTGACCCCTCCCTCCTGGCAGGTTATTCCATCATCACCACTGCTCTCAGTAGAGAGAAGGCCCTGGAGTGGGTTGCTGCTCTCTGCAGGAAAGTCATCTCATCATCTctacagctctcagcagagaaaaGGACCCGGAGGGGGTTGCTTGTCTCTACAGGAAAATCATCCCCACAGTGGGTAGTTCCTCTCTGCCACTGGTCTTCCTAATGTTCTccctgagtctggggtttttttgACATCAGACAGGAGAAAGTATGCACTCATTGGGTCATAGGTGGCCATGAGCAGGCACAGAAAAGGCAACACATGTTCCCACTCTGGTCCATAGGACTGGTGGCCCAGCCCACGGGCTTCAGGCCCTCCTTGATCAGAAGGTGGAGCTTCACCAGTGACCCTCACCTTCCTGTCCAGGATTCTGTCTGCCTCCCACCACCAACCATGGAGCCCAGGTCACTTGTACCAAGGAGCATCCAAAGACCAGTGCTGATCAGTCCGCAacacccctcagcctccctcctacACTCATCAaggcccaaagtccagagggttCAAGACAGCAGTGGGATGGTGCATCAGCACTGACCCGAGTGTGCACAGACCCACCTGGGCTGCGACAGCATCTGGGCTTGACCACAACCACACTCCAAAATTAGAGCAGGTGCCATGAGAGATGAGGCAGTGAGAGCGGACACCCCCAAGCTGCAGGAGAAGGGGGGATCTCCTGGACCCTCGAGAGTACTGGGGGACCTCATTTGGTAACTGTGACCTGGACAACTTCAGTTGCGTCTTTGGAGCTACTGCCCTGCCAACTCAGGAGGACCAGGACTCCCTCTTGTCCCAGGCTCCCATCAGCTCTGAAGTGTACGCAGCCTTGGATGTGCCCTTTCTCTGTGTTTCCCTGCAGAAGTGACAGTTGAGAAGCAGATACACAGCAGCTCTGACCAACCCCGCACAAACAAACCCAATGCTCCTGGGTGTGGTTTAACCAGCCCCAACTGCACTATCATCCAGGAGCTTGCAGGCTAACAGCAGGCAGTGAGCAGTGAAGTAGAGGCTGTGGTGGAGACTCCAGACCTGGGACAAGGTTCCATTTTGCGATGAGAGGGTGTGGGTGGCACAGTTGGCTGCCTCAGGGAAATGGAGCACAGGCCTGGCTCATGACCCAGTCAAGGGGAGTGCCTCCAGGAGTGGTTCATGGTTCCCAGGCCCAGCAATCGGGCTGGTCACCCCTATGGGGGGCGGATCTCGGAAACACAGCCTGGGGTGGATCCGCATAGAACCTCCCTTCAAGACCTGGGAGCTTGACACTGTTAgcaggatgggcacagtggccaGATAGCTGGCCAGGTCCTTGAAGCAGGTGCCATTTCTGCTTCTCACCCTGGCCCCCTGATGGATGGCCCCAGCTATGCCTTCTGGGCCTGGCATCCGCACATCTTGTGCGAGCGTGGCACCACCCCATTCCTGTCTTCTCCTTGGGGCCCCTCTCTGCCCGTCCCTTCGCGCCTGACCGAGCTGCTCCCCGTGggcaaaaaagtaagaaaaaaactgatgaCTGAAGAGAAGTAAAGAATGGGTGGAGATCATCTGTATGCCTGTtttcccagcgctttgggaggccaaggtcagtggatcacttgaagccaggatcTTGAGACCAGGCTGATCAACACggaaaaacctcatctctattaaaaatacaaaaatcagccagtctTGGTGgaacgtgcctgcagtcccagctatttgagtggttgaggcacaagaatcacttgagccctgaaggAAAGgattgcaatgagcccagattgcaccactgcactccagcctaaatgaCAAACTGAGAttttgtctccaaaacaaaacaaagaacaagaatGGGTGGGAAATACTTAAAATGATCAAATTTTATTTGGTTGCTTTGATGTTCTACAGCTGAAACTCAATCACAGACaaagtagtatttcattatttttccatcAGTAACTCAATAACTAGATATTTCTGGTGGATAAATTGCTACAACAGGTTAAAAGTTTTCATTCAGGTGctctttatttctgatattcCTTGGTAACCATCCTTGCAGGGATAACATTCTCATCACTGTAGAACTTTAGCTTCTCTTTCTGACTCTGTAGGACACGGGTCCCTGAAGTTCTCATTGATGTCACCTCAACATTTTCCTCCAGCCTTGCCCCCTGCTGTTATGTTTTCTCCCTCACACTGAGCACTTCCCTGTGCTTCCTTTAAGTTGCATGTGGCCTGGACACAGTcactcatgccagtaatcccagcactttaggaagctgaggcaggaggaccccataagcccagctgaggcaggaggatcccagagcaacacagagaaaccctgtctcaaattgtctttaataaaaattttggaattattaaaaaatgaaataaataagaaaagagaaaaatagcttGCACCTACATAGTAGATTTTAGTGTCCAAGTGCCTGGAAGAGAACTTTGGATTTCTCTACCCCACTGGGCATGCCTTCCCTAGCAGCAAAGATGGAGCTCCAGTTCCTCAGACAGTGATGAGCCACAGGAAGGGCAGGGGGTGGGACCAATGAAGATCCTCTTGGGCTGCCTGACTTCCCTCAGTGTACACATCAGCTCAGCCCGAAGTGGGGTGAAGATCTCCCAATTGACACGAACCAAGGAATTCAAACTCTCCTCAGGGGCAGGATACGTCTCCAGGCTTAACTTGCTCAGCCCACTGGTGTGGCGCAGCAGGTCCTTCAGGGCACCCATAGACATACAATTTCTGCCAAAGTAGAAGGTGGTGAGCTGGGAGCAGCGGCTCAGGCCAGGCAGGATGGCACTGAGTTGGGAGTAGTGGATCTGACAGCCCTCCAAGATGAGGGTTTCGAGAGAGGCAGCAATTTTCTCTAGCAGAGCTCCGAGGGGTTCAAGACTGATGCGGAACAGCAGCACGTAGCTGAGATTCAGATGCTTTAGGTAACCGAGGCTTGGGTACTGGGAGAGACACTTCACATCCTCTTCCAATAGGTAGCCATAAGTTAATTCCAAGTTCTCCAAGGGGTTCTGGAGGCACCTGTGGAGATCAAGAAGTTAGTTCTGGGCAATGGTACCAGTTAGATGAAGGTAGTGCCTTCATCTAGGAAAATGCCTGCGTCAAACAAACACAAGTTTGTTCCCACCATCTGATGATGGTCCTCATGGAAGTTGCTGCATGATGAGGACCCTGATCGTTCAGGGGCTGTCCCATTTTAGAATCAGCCCTTTCACCATTGCTTGTGTGATTGGGTCAAGGCCATAAAATctctaaagccttttttttttttcatcttttagcaGAAAACTTTATCTCTGGGCCACAGGTACCCGGTGGGAGATGTGAACAAAGAACTCAACTCAGCAAGGTCTAGGGACATCAGCTAGGGCTACATGTCGGCAGGGGCTACCTGACATGCCTGCATCTGCAAACCAACTGTCACTTTTTACCACTCTCACGCCTACTACCTCACCTCCATCCCAGAAGCACGCATTTCCCATGTCAGTTACCTTTCCTGGAGTTCAAAACAACCTTTTACAAACAGGGAATCAGAGACAGGATCATTCGTGATCACTAAGCCGGTGAGGACAGACGTTCTATTGTGAAATGGACAGGTTTGATGCACTTTCCCTCCTTTCATACCCTCCTCTATTATCTCTTTGACATCATATcaacttgaaacacactttgtaaCAGGAAATTCACACGTGCACCCCCAATAGAGCTGAAACCCCCACTAACTAGCTTGTACATGATGTCCCTCTCTAGCTTCTACCCCAGGTGACCCCTCTGCCCTTATTGGAGCGATCCTGTGATAGCCACTCCAGGACATGGAACACTGAATGGGACAATGTGTTGACATTCTGGTGTCCCCTTCACTGTGACGTTGCCACTGGCTGGCACACAGTACACGCCTTCTAATGTTTGCTGTAAGAGAACAAGGCTATGCTGTGGTCTGCATAAAAAATGCATGATCCTTCCTCACCTGATCAGCTGTTCCAGGTGCCCACTGAAGAAGgtgatcaattttattttaagcaactGGAGGTGTTCCAGCCCGAGGAACACAGAGCTGAATTTGGTGACTAACCGTCCTTCGAGTTCATTATCTGACGTGGAATGATGGCACCTGGAGAAAACGAGTTTGCCAAGAGTCTTCATCTCCTTCAGGTAACAACGAAGCTTTCTTATCAGACGTGGCCAGGACATGTTGTGAATTTCCAGCTCTTGAATACTATTCAGGTATATTATTTTCAATGACTTTCTGAGATGTTTAATCGGCGTTAGATAATTGACCAGCTTACTACAGCACAGGTGTACTAAACCTCTCCTTTGGTAAACCCACTGGAAGAGGTATCTCAGGCATTCATCCTGGGGTATTTCCTTGAGGCAGATGTCTATGAACACCTTTAAGGGCTGGTGCTCTCCCATCCTTGGACGGTCCTCTGCTGTCTGCCTCTTACTCATGGTCTCTGGGAAGCAGGACAGGGCCCAGGCTCCAGGCCATCTGGCCCAGAAATTCTCGTCAACATCCCGCAAATCCAGCACTTGAAGTTTCCGCCTCCTGTGGGTAAAGTAAGGGAGAGGCTCAGAATTTAGAAGGACAAATCCCTGACCTTTGCTTTCATTGTCATCCCATAAATCAGCTGCTCCTGTCCTCAGTGCTCCctgttctctttgtcttttcttgatCCCTTTTCCCTTTGGATTCTGAGTGGTCCCCACTTCTATTCCCTTTACCTTCCACTGAGAAAAGGCAGGTTTCTGTTCCCACAGTGGACCCTGTATGGTGAGCAGTCCTTTCTCTGAGGATCTGGACAATGGCCAAAGCCTCCCTGATCTTCCTCGCCAACACCATCAGAAGACTCTGGGCTACACTTGGGCTACTTCTCTGCCTGACCCTGCTGTTCTTTCCCTGGACACCTGAGCCCTATCTACCAGCCCTCCTGGGTCACCTCACCTGGGGCGATCCTTCTGTGTAAGCAGCATATGAAGCCCTTCCAGCAATGCTTTTAAGGTCTCCAAATGAAGCGTCTTCATCAGTGATCCCAGAGGGAGGCAGGTGAAGGGCCAGGCCTGCACCATCACCGTCAGAGTCTGGAAGTGTCTCCTGCGGAAGGCCTCCATGAAGAGTGGGAGATAGAGCACCCTGGGCAGCTCCTCCATGGCAGAGATGGACAAGGCCTGGTCTCTCAGCAGGCTCTGCCCCGCCAGCTCCAGGAGTCTGGGTGGGGCCTGGATGCTCATCCTGATAGATCTGCAAGGAAAATCTCTAGAAGACAAATCCAGGGAAAATGTATCACTCTCATGGCAAACACAATCATCTGCTTCTACTGGTACCAGGAAGAATGTCTTCCAAACACCAAGGAGGGAGGGGTCAAGGAGACCACTGGCTTATTAATTTTCATCCATTGCTCCACTGAATCCCAGAACCACCGGACAGTGCCACTGAGGATCCTGAAAGCCAAGCTCTACCTCTTTGAGGAAAAATTTCTTGTCACTTACCAACCTAAAGCAATGAGAATGAGAGTGTCCTGTGGCCCCAGACAGCCTCCATTCTCAGTTTACACCATAAACATGCTGGGGGAACACTAAAGGGACTCCCTAAAATCGatgccattattttttattttgaaaattttctaccAGAAATggaccaggtgctgtggctcatgtctgtaatcccaacactgctGGACACCAAGgcaggcagttcacttgaggtcaggagttcgagaacagcctggcctaCATAATGAAACgatgtctctactaaatacaaaaaaattaagaatcatttgactccagaaggcagaggttgcagagagccaagatctcaccactgctctccagcctgggtgacagagttggaCTCagactcaaacaaaaacaaattgataaattaattaattaaaatgttagccaggtgtggtcatgcatgactgtaatcctagctactctggaggcagaggaaggagaatcacttgaagcccaGAGGCAGAGTTTCCAGGGAGCCCAGCTCAGggccctgcactccagtctgggtgaca
Protein-coding regions in this window:
- the PRAMEF13 gene encoding PRAME family member 13 is translated as MSIQAPPRLLELAGQSLLRDQALSISAMEELPRVLYLPLFMEAFRRRHFQTLTVMVQAWPFTCLPLGSLMKTLHLETLKALLEGLHMLLTQKDRPRRRKLQVLDLRDVDENFWARWPGAWALSCFPETMSKRQTAEDRPRMGEHQPLKVFIDICLKEIPQDECLRYLFQWVYQRRGLVHLCCSKLVNYLTPIKHLRKSLKIIYLNSIQELEIHNMSWPRLIRKLRCYLKEMKTLGKLVFSRCHHSTSDNELEGRLVTKFSSVFLGLEHLQLLKIKLITFFSGHLEQLIRCLQNPLENLELTYGYLLEEDVKCLSQYPSLGYLKHLNLSYVLLFRISLEPLGALLEKIAASLETLILEGCQIHYSQLSAILPGLSRCSQLTTFYFGRNCMSMGALKDLLRHTSGLSKLSLETYPAPEESLNSLVRVNWEIFTPLRAELMCTLREVRQPKRIFIGPTPCPSCGSSLSEELELHLCC
- the PRAMEF13 gene encoding PRAME family member 13 isoform X1, encoding MKGGKVHQTCPFHNRTSVLTGLVITNDPVSDSLFVKGCFELQERCLQNPLENLELTYGYLLEEDVKCLSQYPSLGYLKHLNLSYVLLFRISLEPLGALLEKIAASLETLILEGCQIHYSQLSAILPGLSRCSQLTTFYFGRNCMSMGALKDLLRHTSGLSKLSLETYPAPEESLNSLVRVNWEIFTPLRAELMCTLREVRQPKRIFIGPTPCPSCGSSLSEELELHLCC